DNA from Magnolia sinica isolate HGM2019 chromosome 19, MsV1, whole genome shotgun sequence:
GTGGTAGGGAGGAAAGCATTCTCACTCAGCATACATGTACATTCCACACTATTCATTAGGTAAGGCGCATTGTATTCACTCATAGGTTTTACACAAAATATGTATTTTGAATACCATACCCTTTtgacctcttcttcttctttttttaaccatcaattttCTCATAACAGCGTTGCCCACCTTATGAGTGGTCTACCTAAATTGCCAAACCCAACCCCTCATGAATCCTGCATTTGCAATCCATGCTGCTTTTACCAATCCAAAAATTATTCTCTGATTTATGCACCAGCACACGCACgagcccacacacacacacacacatatattgtatatatatgtattatgcaTGCATGACCTACATTAAGaatattcatcatttcatatacaAGTTACAATACCAACTTGCACACAACACTACTGTATATACCAGTTCACACATCGGAGGAACATACCCGTTCCCGTACTATGTATGGGAGCGACCCATGGTCTAGGTAACCTAGGTCAATCTAAATCTTGGGCCAATGCATGCAAACACTCATCCCACGTATGTGTGTCGTGTTGGCATGTGTGCCATGCATCCTCAGTCACCTGACCACAGTTCTTGCTTTTGAGCGTGGGTGCACGTGCACTGCATTCGTCTGTTTACTAATTGGAGAGAAGCAAACTATTGAGGGTGTGTTTAGAAATTTCAGTTCGAACATGGTGCAATGGAAATTGCTCGGAAAACGTAATTCACATATTTCTCAAAACACTACCTGAGTTTACAGTCTTGAGTTATTGTATGCTACAAATGTGGATATGATGCTAGCCTTCTTCATGCTTGTCATATGAAAGTTTCTCCTCAAAGGTGGACTCTTCCTCAAAACTCATGCCAGAAGCTGCAACAAACAGAAAATCAGCCTAGTAATAAATGAAATCAACAAAAAAGGACAGAGATTAGGCCTTTCAGATGCTCAACGGTGTCTATTGGTATTCCCAATTACCATTCCACATGCCGTCTGTTCTCATCTGACAAGAGCCAAGCTCAATCGCAATTAGGTACTTGTTTGAAAGTACAGGTCACTGGCACACCGCCCTATCCAACTTCCAAAATTCCCACATTGCACCCAATCTAAATAAATGTGGGGCTGCCAGAACTGAGCCGAGACGCGATTTCAACAATGGTTTTCCTAAACACGACCTAATATTTAAGAAACAGCATTGAACTTCATACACTTTAGCCAATCAACTTGACACTCCTAAGCATCAACATCCGTTGGATGAGTGGTGGCGAAATGAGATAACTGTACCTGTTTCTTTAACTTCTCGCGCTGCTGAGGGTTCCTCAGATTTCACGGGCGCTTGTTCCACACGTTCCTGGCAATTAGATTTCTCTGTCCTGGCATCAGCAGTTTCTTTCGCCTCAGCTTCTTCACAAACTTCAGAATTTAATCTCTCTTCCAGGGTCTTTGCATTTTGGTTCTGATCAATCTCTACCTGTAGGTCAAAATAAGTCTCCTCTTCCACCCCTATCAGTTCCTTGGTATTACATTCGTAATCGAACTTCACCATGTGCTTCACTACATTTTCTTCAGAGCCAACACCACTGGCCACTTGTTGAATGGATTCATCATATCCTCTCCCCTCAGAGATTTCTTCCCAAGCTTCGCCATCAAACTCCTCCCAAACATACCTGTCTGGTGCTTCTGCCTCTCCTTCAAGGGTTTTCACCAAATATGAAGCTTCCCCATATTCTTCCAAGAGAGACTCAACTTCATTTTCCCGTGCAACCGCTAGAGTCGTTGCTGCAGCACCGCTGACATGAAACTCTTCTCCCACAAATTCAGAATCATTTGCAGTTTCACCGATTGTGTTGCTTGCATCCACACCAACATCAGCCTCAATCATGGTTTCATACATAGAGTTTCTTGTGTccatgtctacattgtgaccacAGAAGAGATTACTCTCTATGCTGGCTATTTTTTCAGCTGCTACGCCAACATTTACTTCCGGATTTATTCCTGCACATTAAATGGGAGTGAAGTGTAAGCTTCCCACACCAGGCGATCTAAGCAATTTAACCATGGCAGAAAAGAAATCAGCTACTCACCTTCTTCCTGCCTTTCTGCCGAGGTAACCTGTTCAATCGAGGAATCGAAATCTTTATCATTTCTTGGAGGGGAATCTGCAAATACTTGACTATTAGTTCCGGAAATAGCTTAAGAGTTGAAAATCAGATCCAAATAAGAGGAATTAATAGGGTCTTGCTCATCAGAAAAATACATAGTTTGCTGACCGACAGGATGCCATACATATGGGGcgcatggttcagtgatccagaccatttatctgGTGGGCCTGCCATGGACAAGGGAATACCCAAAAATCTCACAGATTGGATTTGATAGGGTGGTTACTAGTAGAAAGTCAAGAGAAAAAAGACAGCATTCCTACCTTCGTTCCAGCCCATATTGAAAGGCAAAATATTGAAGGGCAGGGATACTCCATTCCAGGAGATTTTTGGAGCATTCCCACCTTCATTCCAGCCCATATTGAGAGGCAAAATATTGAAGGGATGGGTTATTCCATTGTAGCAGATTTTTGGAGCATTCCAACCTTCATTCTGGCCCAtaagatcaatggcttggatcacagAACCATGGATCCCATATCTACAGATTCCAGCACGTCAAGAAACTATAAGTTCACAGATGAGCAGGAAACCATAATTTCTCTTCAAATAAATACTGTGACTTTCATCATTCACCTTTGGAGTCCAGTGCATCAATAGGCAAAGGAGCACTTGGACCAGAAGCAACACTTTCTATACCCATTTCAACAGTTTGCTGTAACGAGGGCTCTTCAGATTCCATTTGAGCAGCAGCAACAGATTGTTCAAATTCACTTTCATACTTATCCATCAAGATCCCTGGATTTCCTTTCTCATCCACGGGTTTGATGTCATCGCCATGACCAACAGCCTCTTCCATAGTCTCCATGTTGCTCTCCTCCTCGGCATTTTGTTTACTGCTACCATTCAGCTCCACTCCTTCACAATCTGCTTCTGGATCTTTCACAATAGTTTCAGCAGCTACCTTGGACTCTTCTAAAACAACATTGCTGATTTCATCAGCATCCAATCTTTCTTCAGAGCCAATGGGATCACCTTCCTCTGAAATGGTTTTAGCAATTCCATTTGCATAAGAAAGTTCATCATGAACCTCAGAACCAAGTTCAAGCATAACTCTTTCCTCAAGTTTTTCTGAAGCATCTTCAATGTTTTTGTTTGAGACATCATTCCCTCCAACATCTTCATTGTCAATGGTTTCTACACCCATTTCAACAGCTTCGCCCAACTCTAAGGGCCCACCAGATTCCATACAGGTAGCAACAACTTGCTCAAATTCACTATGATACTTATCCACCAACATCCCTGGATTTTCTTTCTCATCCACAGGTTCGTCACCATCTCCATGACCAACAGGCTTTTCGATAGTCTCTATATTTCTATCCTCAGCATTTTCTTCACTATTACCCTTCGGCTCCACACCTTGAGAGTCCTGGTCTGCTGGATCTTTCACAGAAGTCTCAGCGGCTTCTTTGGACTCTTGTAAAGCAACATTGCCGATTTCATTTGCACCCAATCTTTCTTCAGAGCAATTGGTATCATGCTCCTCTGAAATGGTTTTAGTGATTCCATTTCCATGAGAACGTTCATCGTGGTCCTCAAAACCAAGTTCaagtgtaactctctcttcaagtTTTTCTGAAGCAGcttcaatatttttatttttggcttcATTTCTGTCAACATCTTCCACGTCAATTTGTTCTGAATGAGTCTGAGCGACTCCGTTTTTCTCAGAAATTTCTTTGTCCTCATCGAGTACATGCTCGTGAGTAACTCTCTCTTCAAGTTCTTCTGAGGCAGCTTcaatgtttttatttttggtttcatttCTGTCAACATCTTCCGTGTCAATTTGCTCTGAATGAGTCTGAGTGACTCcgtttttctcaaaaatttctgTGTCTTCATCGAGTACATGCTTGTGAGTAACTGTTTCAGCACATCCATCAGCCCCCACAAATTGTTCAGGATACTTGTGATTGGAACCTTCCTGATTTTCAACACCACCCTCTTTAGGAACAGTCAGGGTCTTTGTCAAATCAAAATCTTCTGAATCAACCAGCTGAGTTGATGACGGCTCTTCATCTGTTCAACAACAGACCAACACATCCgagaaatttataaaaaaataaaaataaaaaataaaaataaaaataaaaaaactggtTTTTCTGGTAAATAGTCAAGACTCAAGACTGCATTAACTATTGTGGGAAGATAAAAGTTGAGGAGGCTCGCCATGCTGCCCCAGCAAGTAAATGATCCAAAACAGTTCATTTAGAAAGCTCACTGTAGAATCAGACTGGCCACATGGCAGTAATAACACTCATCAAATATCTCATCTCCATAAAAGTTGATGTggaaaccaatgttttaaatatagatgatatcggccgatatatcccacgatatatcttgtatcccacctgcgtgatacgaaatgcacaggtagtgccgatatatcccacgtgttcgatccagtgagcatttttaatttccaatccatttttttgtttgagttatgttaaatcaatgtcaaatggttataaatccattggttcttcatgttttgcatttaaaatcatggagttggagctttgattttgatatccattggttcttcatgtccACCACCttttttttcgaaaatttccttcaaccagctatcaattgagactaatttcgaagtatttaggattatttgattaaatgatcatcacacaatgtaatttcaaaatttgagtgtaagtggtccgatttgggaatttttgggaaattttgaaatttccccaatttctcccaaattgctacTGCCctgcaaacatgaaatcaagcatgtatgagggctgatctactgattttttaagtccttgtcaatttttggaaaataaaaatcatttttaattaaaaaattttatttttttttcgaaatttcccgtcaaccaactgtcaattgagactaatttcaaagtatttaagagtgttagatgaaatgatcatcacatacactctaaatgttatgcattcaatttgaatatagttgcattagttcagtcagacaacgcatagcttaggaccctatacaaaagaaatctattatatgcactttttttttgagatgttatgatttaaaagtgtggattaaggtcttttttaacaatccctgaagtttcattgaaaatttcaaccattttcccaatgtttccccatgttttccaaaaactGTGATAAATTgcccaatacaaacgatatatcctgtgcgataaccaatacatatctgtatcctaAGGATACGATACGTAATGTGATACCGATAGTTTGAACACCGGTGGAAACAATGGTTCAAAAAAGCAATTTCTGATTCATCTTTGCATGAACATGATCTCAAATCCATGGTTCAACACATCCACTAATACACATCTACCAGACAACGAGTATTGGTATATTTGAAAGGCCGATACAATGCAGCTTTCATATGCATTGCCAATAGAGGACAAAGCCAGTCACAATTCACACCGATATAGGCAATGCATGTAATGCATTTTGGCCGATGAATAACAATACAAATCAGTTTTGAAACTGGCCAATACATGCTCTGATATCTTGAGTGAGATTTTCACTATTGGGTGGGCTGACCAGGGAGCAAACGTCATTAGCAATTGTGTTAGGAATAGACTGCAGCAGCTATTGTTGTTAGTAACCCAAAAATAAATATTTCACTTACCCTTATATCCCATTGCTTGAATGGGTGGGAGACCTTTGGCACAAGAAGTCCTGTCAGCTGTCACCATTTCATTAACCTCTGGAGTCTCTGCTGGTTCAGGAATTCCTTCACAATTGATTTGTATGATATTGCTGGCATCTCTTGCTGGTGTAAATCCTTCTGTGCCCACATCACACTTGCTTACCTTCACATCTATGATTTCTACAGCATCAACTGGCACCAGATCTAATGGAACAGTTCCAGTGGTTCCCCTTGCTGCTTCAGTGACATCTGAAACCGTTACAGCTACAGCCCCAACATCAACTCCTTGATTACTGGATGCCTCATGGCACACTAGAACACCTTCAGTAGTTCCTTTTACCACTACAACTTCCGCAACCCCACAGTCGAGTCCTTTAGCAGTTTCTGCAGTTTCATCCGTCACTTCGATTACCTTAGAAATAGCCATTTCATTTGCTACTGATACCATATTCTTTAGCCCAAATGAATTTTGTCCTTTTTTGTGAGATCCAGAAGCCAGATCATCCTTGACAGCCTGCAATATCTCCTCAGACAATATCTCATTTTCATTCTCATGATGACCGAACCCATCACCCAGAGTTATGACCGGGGTTACATGGGGTGATATCGATTTCCCAGCTTCAGACACTTGTTCCCCTCCAAATTGTTTATCTGCCATCTCTTTGGCAATAGGCAAGTCACCGAGAGCATCCTTCATTTCTTTATTTGTATCATCAGCTAACTGATTTTCACACATTGAAACCACCACATTACACTCTGGGAGCTCATCAATTTTAGTTAAATCAGATGGTATAGTCGCAACCTCCCTGCTTGGCTCATCTGACCTCCTTTCCTTATAAGCATGGCCAGATCGGTCTTTTCTACTAGATTTCCTCCCAGATGCTCTTGTCTTCTCTTTCGCAAAGTCGGGGGTCTGTCTTGAAAGGCTTGGAACTGCTTTGACATTGCATTCTACTGGCTCTGCTGCCGATAGCTCAGCATCGGGTGGAACTAATTCTGTTTCAACTTCAGCAACATTTTCACATACAGGAACTGGCGGCTTACCTGCAACCTTCCTACTCTTTCGTCCCAAAGAGATTTTAGAAGTGGGGGTCTTGGATGTCTTTGAACCTTTATGGATCACCGCCTTCCCAAATTCACCTCTCCTTCGGACCTTGTTTGTCATTTTCTTCCCTACAATTTCATCAGTAGTTGTCTTCTTGTCATCATTGGGTGCACGAACTGCATGTCTGGCAGTACCTCGCCTTGATTTCCTCGAATATTCTTTAAATCCTGACTTGAGTCTAGTTCTGTCCTCATAAACTGATGCCAATTCCTCCATAACTGGATCTCTAGATCGCTTCCGGCGCCCACTCATTCCAGTAGTTTCATCCATCCCAGTCTTCGAGCTGCTACGAGGAGAGATCTTTCGTTTAGAAGTATTGCGTCCCGATTGCCTCCTTGGAGGTTCTTCAGAATGGGAgacctttatttttttatttggaacATCAGCAGCACCAGTTTGCATTCCATTTCTGTCATCATAAACTGGAGCTACTTCAGCCAAAACCCGTTTCTTTGATGATCGTTTCGAAGGCCTATCCACTGTTCCAACCATTCCATCCAGTTTCGGGGCTTTGCGTTTCGACCTTGTCGCAACCTTATCATCAGCTTCCTTTAGCGTACTGATCATTTTGCGACGTCGACCGTGAATTTCATCAGAGACCAGAATGCCCTTCCCACTCTCCGTCTTGTTATCATTTTCCCGCTTCAGTGATCTTGTCCACCTTGATTTCTTTGAGGGACCAACTTCTCTGACAACCTCCCCATCAGTCTTCAAGCTTTCACTCACAGATGTACCCCTCGTCTTTCTCGGACTCTTATAATATCCCTGGACGTTAACATCAAGCCCCTGTGAACTTATCTGCTTCTTTGATCTTGTCCGTATTGAGTTCTTCGGGGGACCAACTTCTCCACCAACCTCCTCATCCTTCTTCAAGCTTTCAATAACTACTGTACTCCTTGTCTTTCTTGGGCTCTTATCATATTTACGGTCACTGACATCAAGCCCCCGTGACCTTTTCAAGCTTTCACTACCCACCATGCTCCTTGTCTTTCGTGGACTCTTAATATATTTACGGCTATCAACATCACGCCCTCCTGAACTTTTCAATTCAGGGCTCTTCTCCGTAACCATTTCATTGCGTGCTGGAGCATTCTGCTTGGATTGTATCGAACCCTTTTTGCCAGCTCGTGTTTCAGTCATGATTTTTTCACCATGAACAGGATTGTCATTTCCCTGTTTCCGTGATCTCGTTTGCACCAAATTGTTTGGAAAACCATCTTCACTGGCAGCCCTCTTCCTTGTCTTAATCGGACTCTTCTGATCAAGCCCCACAGGATTTTTTGATTTGGGGTTTTCTTCCACAACAAAAACCTTCCTAGATCTCAGAGATCTGGTGACGGGAACTCTATCTCCAGTAACTATCACGTCAACATTCCTAACAGTCTCAACCACATCAATTTCAGCTTTCGCCCGTTTTAAGGTCTTCTTCTTAACAAGAGGGGATATAGCTACCCTCGCAGATTCTGACGATTGTCCAGCACGAGACCTTGTAGTCCGAACCGTAACTGCCCCAATCTCATCGGTAATTCCACTACCTTTACTCTTCATATCATTTACCTCAGCTGCAGGCTTGATTGTTGATGCTCTTCTGGCCGTATCTCTGCTCCTGGGAGAATTTCTACCAATTCGGTTTCTGGGTGAAGCTTCAAATCTGACTTTCTTAAGCTTAATATAATTAGGGATTGCCACCGCAGCTTTGGGAGAACGCTTCAAGCGAGATGAACCTCCTGTTTTGACCTTCCCATCCATCTGTTCAATTTAAAGAAGAAAACCCATATCTctctatacatatatatttttgggAAGAAACTACAATCAAAAGAAATTCTAAGACAATTGAGgcaagaaaggagaaaagaatcGAGAAAAAGAGGGTACCTTGAGAAGGGATGAAAGTGCGAAAACCATGGCCTGATTTGTGGAAGTTGAAGGGAGGTTGTGCTTCTTGCAGAGTGATTGAAGCTCTTTCCTTTTCATGCTATGGAAATCCATCTCTGAAAAATCCTTTTCCATGActctgagagagagaaagaaagagtttCACAACACACCAGACATCCCTCTTCTGAAGAAATGGGGGAAAACTGCAAAAACCATCAGAAAAAGTAAACGCTTGCGTACATCGCCTTCTAGCCTAGGGCTACCATGGTTCATTTTTCTAATTTTCGGAAACAACTTTTTTCAACTTccattaaatccacgccgttgATCAGTTACACCACATCTTGTTTTGACCACTATAACACATCATATGGATGgatcagatggaaaataaataagaCGGTGGACCCTACACAAATCAAACGGTGGTAATCCATCCCAAATGTTTTCTTTTAGattaagatgatttttgtttggGTCTAATGATCACAGCCGTTGCAGTTGTCCGTGTGGATCTTGTAAAAGTCCCATACACGTGGCTAGCGGTTTGTCGAAGCTAAACCACGTGCTGTAGCGCGTTTACGGTAGAGCGGTTCGAAACTAAGATTAGGAAAGCTTTGAACGCGAGTACAGGACAGCTAGCGTACGCGCCACGTGTCTTACACGTGGCATGTTTATATTAGATCCAATCCATTATTAGGATAATTTTGTCGTGATTGTGGGCCGATGTGCTGAAGTAGGATGTAGGTTGGTTCGAACCGAATTCACAGGTGTTTGTATACACCCCCATCTCATGTTGATAAGCTAATTGCGATTGAATGAAACCCTAATTCAAATCTTATCCGTACCATAAATCGTAATCTAGGATTTAAACCAATTCAAGCTCTAATCTCAACTAAATTCTAaaccctaagggcgtgtttgggcggtgggattagaagggattaggtgggatatgattcaaaaaacataattattaccaatGGCAGGAATTGTCcccgttgccatgggataagattaacatcatgctttgttggtaatgcggtggtacattgaatggatatacccaccaccatctgaaattactgagaataatacacgtattatatctaaattattcatttgttttgtaacctcattttatagcatgggcttaaaaattgaggtagatccaaaacttatgtgtccccaaagaagttttcaatggtaagtattcaatccacattgctttctatggtggggcccacttgagctttagatttacctgattttttagcccatgctctaaaataatctcaaaatatgggtggacagtgtggatatagcccacacatcatggtaggacctacacaacttgctaacattgagtgaaattggcatgggaccaatgcaattccatctatcaaattccaagcttttccatttttCCCaagcatggagtggaattggcacaggactagatgaatcccatcccacgtaatcccttctaatctcactgcccaaacacaccctaaaagcCCGAATCCTATGAATTAACTATAAACTCAGTTGATCCAATCAAACAAGCTCAACCGAAATCCAAAATCGAAAACTAATCAATTAGCATATTGAGTCAATCCATCGAGTCAACCCACCTAGTTAGCTTATTCAGTCAACTCAGCTTCTCCAACTAGGCTCAAAACTTAACCACCCAAGTTTACTTTCAAAAGCCTAAATTAGAATACAAAGGAAGAGAACAAAACAACCATGGCTAGCCAAGCCTCTTCACATGTGTGGGAGAGCTCCCCCTCAAAGCTTACGCTATGGTAAAGTATGAGTGGCGTCCAGGGTGTTGTTCACCATGTGGCATAGGCTGGACTTTAGCCGGTTATTCTTATTCATACACACACAACTGGTTACCTTGCAAATCTCATGCATGTGTAAAAGTCTTTAAGTTACCTCAATATACATCTTTTAGGCCAAAATTACACTTTATGCCCTTAAATCCAACATATGAGATCTTGCTACATGGTAATCTCAAATCTCAATCATCTAAACTGTTTTTATTCTTAAGCTTTAcaagaattacaaaaaaaaaaaaaaaaaatcaggttgggggctataaatacccccatcACTATATATTTCAATTCACCCCCCTCTCACTCATCCACTTCCATTTCAAGCCTTCCTCACCTCCTTAAGCCTTAGTTACTTCATCCCTcaccaaggagagaaaagaattGTAGGAAAGAGTCCAACTTAGGTCAAGCTCAGTCAGTCCAATTGTAACCTCCTTAGCAATTAATCAAGATTTTAATCAAACCCTTGCGACACTATCATTCATCCAACTGTTTGATTTACAATCAAGGTTTGTCTAATCCAAGCATTTGCATCTTGCGACACTCGTATCATTCATTCAACACAGCTTTGCACCAATTCGACTTAGAAGTATGCTCTGCAACTTACTGATATAATCGGATCTTGCCCTTCAAAAACCTTGCCAATTAGCTTACACTTATCAGAAGCATTACATTCAATACATATCATATATCATTTGTATGCAAGAATTGAATCCTAACCCTCAATAATGGTAAGATTTTTTGAAGTACTGACCATATATTAATACGAGCAAAGTGGATGTTTAACACCTTTACTCTCTGTGATTACGGTTCCTTACTAAGAATCTCTTGTCACAAACTAACTGAATCACCTCAGGGTTGAAAATCTTCGGATCCTCTCTCTCAACATTTTTATAAGGTCTAACCAACTATAGAAACAAACTAACTGACTAGTTGCAATGGTGGGCTACaacattattaaaaataaaaaaaataaaaaaaataaaaaaaataaaaaacagcatTACTGAATGTCTCTTCTCTAAACGTCTAAAGAAGACATCTtccctatatgtgtgtgtgtgtgtgcgtgtgctcACCTTTataccttcttacgtgagcaccgtgcgcacctttgcatgcgtgtcatgggcacaaattTGAATAGTCCACGTGATGCGGAATCCCTTAAAACCTTATAGGCCTAACTTTCAAcccgatacaaaactctagtaggccatggcaaagagaaatgcaaaccaagggaggaaattgtttccttttgccacagcccaccaaagttttgtatcgggctgaaagttgggcttgcgAGGTTTCAAAGGGTGCGCATCACGTTGACCATTTAGATTTTATGCCTATGATACATGTGCAAAGATGCACACGGGTGctcattcatctctctctctctctctctctctctctctctctctctctctctctctctctctctctctctctctatatatatatatatatatatatatatatatatatatatatatattctatggtGTTGGAAGCGGACTGGCTCTCAAAAGAGACTTTAGTGttggaaagttttcaacggtatgtatcattggtggacggcatggacgaaacacatacatcacggtggggtttGCTGTGGCCCTGCatctttatcttttttattttttattttattttttatttattgccAATAGCTGTTTTTTTAtgcgattattattattattattattttttagatttgTGTTGCTGTGGTGTGCATGCGCATGTGGAGGAGTGTGTGTGAGTATGGGCCTGGTGATGCCAGTGGGACCATTATTTTTCATGCATATTGGCCAAATGTGTCTAGGTCAAATTGGAATAGTCCAAGCTCTCTAGTTATGCCCTAAGTGATGTAAGCCTCGTCTGGGCCTAACTATCTCCACTATTGATATTCATACATCCAGCAATCAAAAGGTCTTCTCGTAGTTGGGCAATTGGATCATAGGCGCTGCAAAAATCAACAATGGAGATTAGTTTGCCCTAGATGGACTTAAGTTGAAATCTGGCCCATAAGCTGGGCTTCAACCCAAATTCAGCCCAACAATTAATCAAGTCCAACCCAACAACTAATCAGAGATGGCAGTAGATGAACAGATCTAAGCCATCAACAAAGAGAAACAAATACAAGAAAATAACATCTTTAGAAATCACCTTATGTACATCACCCACATCCCATACATACAGTTGTGATCTCCGTAAACAATGCAAACAGTTTAGGGTCCAGTCAAATAAACAATTGCATAAATGAGAAATCTCCAACACTATATTGCCAACCGAGCTTTCCAGAGGTTGGAAATTGGCAAGCAATTGCATCTTGAGAGTGGCGGCCGTTGAATATCATTCACTAGTCAACACTGACATGTTTAAATGAATAAATTAACGAGCTAGAGAGTAGAACAACCTTAATCAAGGCATACGTCACATACCTTTATTAAACCATAACCATCATCTATAACTATCACAATTACATATACTATTTTCATTCACAATCACACATCATTCAtcacaagatagatattccataaGCGGTAGATATTCCATAAGCGGCTTTGATGTTTCTACTATTGGGCCCACAAGGTTTTACTCTAGATGAGCCTTATAGCTATTAGGCCCGCTAGTCTAATGCCTAAGTGGGCTCATTGGTGGAGTTTACAAATCAACTGAGTCTTAGATTAAGTGGGCCCAACATTCAGCCCAACACCCATGTAAATTTAAGCCCAACTTAAACCGAACATGTTTCATGTTATGAGCCcaatgagctttggatctatctcattatttggCTTGAGCCCCTATTATGGGCCGACAAAATGGACGGACATTGcacacatacattaagatggtcCCTACATGATAGACGGATTTGATAAAACTTCTACAATCCAGTGGGCGCCACTCCAAAGTGGGACGccaataggttggattgcaaataaccaTCACAGATGGTCTGCAATTGTTTGGACGGCGTGGGTAACACTCATACATTACAGAAAGCCC
Protein-coding regions in this window:
- the LOC131234508 gene encoding uncharacterized protein LOC131234508 isoform X3, which translates into the protein MDGKVKTGGSSRLKRSPKAAVAIPNYIKLKKVRFEASPRNRIGRNSPRSRDTARRASTIKPAAEVNDMKSKGSGITDEIGAVTVRTTRSRAGQSSESARVAISPLVKKKTLKRAKAEIDVVETVRNVDVIVTGDRVPVTRSLRSRKVFVVEENPKSKNPVGLDQKSPIKTRKRAASEDGFPNNLVQTRSRKQGNDNPVHGEKIMTETRAGKKGSIQSKQNAPARNEMVTEKSPELKSSGGRDVDSRKYIKSPRKTRSMVGSESLKRSRGLDVSDRKYDKSPRKTRSTVVIESLKKDEEVGGEVGPPKNSIRTRSKKQISSQGLDVNVQGYYKSPRKTRGTSVSESLKTDGEVVREVGPSKKSRWTRSLKRENDNKTESGKGILVSDEIHGRRRKMISTLKEADDKVATRSKRKAPKLDGMVGTVDRPSKRSSKKRVLAEVAPVYDDRNGMQTGAADVPNKKIKVSHSEEPPRRQSGRNTSKRKISPRSSSKTGMDETTGMSGRRKRSRDPVMEELASVYEDRTRLKSGFKEYSRKSRRGTARHAVRAPNDDKKTTTDEIVGKKMTNKVRRRGEFGKAVIHKGSKTSKTPTSKISLGRKSRKVAGKPPVPVCENVAEVETELVPPDAELSAAEPVECNVKAVPSLSRQTPDFAKEKTRASGRKSSRKDRSGHAYKERRSDEPSREVATIPSDLTKIDELPECNVVVSMCENQLADDTNKEMKDALGDLPIAKEMADKQFGGEQVSEAGKSISPHVTPVITLGDGFGHHENENEILSEEILQAVKDDLASGSHKKGQNSFGLKNMVSVANEMAISKVIEVTDETAETAKGLDCGVAEVVVVKGTTEGVLVCHEASSNQGVDVGAVAVTVSDVTEAARGTTGTVPLDLVPVDAVEIIDVKVSKCDVGTEGFTPARDASNIIQINCEGIPEPAETPEVNEMVTADRTSCAKGLPPIQAMGYKDEEPSSTQLVDSEDFDLTKTLTVPKEGGVENQEGSNHKYPEQFVGADGCAETVTHKHVLDEDTEIFEKNGVTQTHSEQIDTEDVDRNETKNKNIEAASEELEERVTHEHVLDEDKEISEKNGVAQTHSEQIDVEDVDRNEAKNKNIEAASEKLEERVTLELGFEDHDERSHGNGITKTISEEHDTNCSEERLGANEIGNVALQESKEAAETSVKDPADQDSQGVEPKGNSEENAEDRNIETIEKPVGHGDGDEPVDEKENPGMLVDKYHSEFEQVVATCMESGGPLELGEAVEMGVETIDNEDVGGNDVSNKNIEDASEKLEERVMLELGSEVHDELSYANGIAKTISEEGDPIGSEERLDADEISNVVLEESKVAAETIVKDPEADCEGVELNGSSKQNAEEESNMETMEEAVGHGDDIKPVDEKGNPGILMDKYESEFEQSVAAAQMESEEPSLQQTVEMGIESVASGPSAPLPIDALDSKDSPPRNDKDFDSSIEQVTSAERQEEGINPEVNVGVAAEKIASIESNLFCGHNVDMDTRNSMYETMIEADVGVDASNTIGETANDSEFVGEEFHVSGAAATTLAVARENEVESLLEEYGEASYLVKTLEGEAEAPDRYVWEEFDGEAWEEISEGRGYDESIQQVASGVGSEENVVKHMVKFDYECNTKELIGVEEETYFDLQVEIDQNQNAKTLEERLNSEVCEEAEAKETADARTEKSNCQERVEQAPVKSEEPSAAREVKETASGMSFEEESTFEEKLSYDKHEEG